From Proteiniborus sp. MB09-C3, the proteins below share one genomic window:
- a CDS encoding HDIG domain-containing metalloprotein has product MVSNKKKEDKPPKNHILAFFSKTIIKQILLALVFTVLMYFIVGSSMAPERITVKVGDLAPEDIRATKEMVDEITTEQQKEEAMKRVEPRYRVETSVQVKIKNDINSFFITLKEVRSLEEETYADKMEILQKGSNIELDQNEYGIALTISDEILATLENNVQDMVSQVMGMGIKEEELEYEKQSISRNFEELEHLSDNAKNLGISIIEKTIQPNRFLDVETTLQKRKEAADQVAPAIIKEGQIIVEKKQPIDERIYSLVKKTGLLKETEGPDYKLILGTIIIILILEGLIVSYLYIFERRVFRDVKLLLVLAIIILATTAISKSMYRISEYLMPISLATMLISILINPKLAILVNMVTSIFIGTITANDINTIIILLIGGTVGTFAIINTHQRYNIVLTGLIVSVVNIFTICAFGFIHGVELREILFTSMYGAINGLFSAVLTIGSLPLWESLFDILTPLKLLELSNPNQPLLKRLLVETPGTYHHSIIVGNLSEAAAEEVEGNPLIARVGAYYHDVGKLKRPFFFKENQYNGENPHDKINPSLSTLIITNHTKDGDELAKKYKLPSAIRDIIIQHHGQTLVAYFYHKALNSENGDTVKAESFRYAGPKPQTKEAAIVMLADSVEAAARAMPEPSKGKIEGLVRQIIKDKLNDGQLDECGLTLKDLNAIANAFVRVLLGIFHERIEYPKLDLAELKGDS; this is encoded by the coding sequence ATGGTTTCAAATAAGAAAAAGGAGGACAAACCACCTAAAAATCATATATTGGCTTTCTTTAGTAAAACCATAATAAAGCAAATACTGCTTGCTTTGGTGTTTACTGTACTCATGTATTTCATTGTCGGCAGCAGTATGGCACCAGAAAGGATAACTGTTAAAGTAGGAGACCTAGCCCCAGAAGATATTAGAGCTACTAAAGAAATGGTTGATGAGATAACAACTGAGCAACAAAAAGAAGAGGCTATGAAAAGAGTTGAGCCAAGATATAGGGTGGAGACTTCAGTTCAGGTCAAGATTAAAAATGATATTAACAGTTTTTTTATTACATTAAAAGAAGTTAGAAGTTTAGAAGAAGAAACTTATGCCGATAAGATGGAGATCCTTCAAAAAGGGTCCAACATCGAGCTAGACCAAAATGAATATGGTATTGCCTTGACAATATCTGATGAAATTTTAGCAACTCTTGAGAACAATGTACAGGATATGGTAAGCCAAGTTATGGGTATGGGGATAAAAGAAGAAGAACTAGAATATGAGAAACAAAGTATATCAAGAAACTTTGAAGAATTGGAGCATCTTTCAGATAACGCTAAAAATTTAGGAATAAGTATTATTGAAAAAACTATTCAACCAAATAGATTTTTAGATGTAGAAACTACTTTACAAAAAAGAAAAGAGGCTGCTGATCAGGTTGCACCTGCAATTATTAAAGAAGGTCAAATAATTGTAGAGAAGAAACAGCCTATTGATGAAAGAATCTATTCGCTAGTGAAAAAGACGGGATTATTAAAGGAGACAGAGGGTCCAGATTATAAACTTATTCTAGGAACAATAATAATTATTTTGATACTAGAAGGACTAATCGTGTCATATTTATATATTTTTGAAAGACGGGTTTTCCGTGATGTAAAGCTATTACTAGTATTAGCCATAATAATCCTAGCAACTACAGCTATATCTAAAAGCATGTATAGAATATCGGAATATCTGATGCCAATTTCATTAGCCACAATGCTTATTTCTATTTTGATTAACCCGAAACTAGCTATACTAGTGAACATGGTTACTTCGATTTTCATTGGAACTATAACTGCTAATGATATAAATACCATCATTATTCTTCTTATAGGAGGTACTGTAGGAACATTTGCTATAATAAATACCCATCAGAGATATAATATAGTATTGACAGGGCTAATTGTGAGTGTAGTTAACATATTTACTATTTGTGCATTTGGTTTTATTCATGGTGTAGAATTAAGAGAGATATTATTCACCAGTATGTATGGTGCTATAAATGGATTGTTTAGTGCTGTATTGACTATAGGCTCTTTGCCACTATGGGAAAGTCTGTTTGACATATTAACTCCTCTAAAGCTTTTAGAGCTATCTAATCCAAATCAGCCTTTATTGAAAAGATTACTTGTTGAGACTCCTGGTACTTATCATCATAGCATAATAGTTGGTAATCTTAGTGAGGCTGCTGCTGAGGAAGTAGAGGGCAATCCTTTAATAGCAAGAGTTGGAGCTTATTATCATGATGTTGGAAAGCTTAAAAGGCCTTTCTTTTTTAAAGAAAATCAGTATAATGGAGAAAATCCTCATGATAAGATTAATCCTAGCCTAAGTACCTTGATTATTACTAATCACACAAAGGATGGGGATGAACTGGCTAAAAAGTATAAGCTTCCAAGTGCTATAAGAGACATAATTATCCAACATCATGGTCAAACACTAGTTGCTTATTTTTATCATAAGGCTTTAAACAGCGAAAATGGAGATACAGTAAAGGCTGAAAGTTTCAGGTATGCTGGGCCTAAGCCACAAACTAAAGAGGCTGCAATAGTAATGTTGGCTGATTCTGTAGAAGCGGCAGCGAGAGCTATGCCTGAACCATCAAAGGGTAAAATTGAAGGATTAGTTAGACAGATAATAAAGGATAAATTAAATGATGGACAGCTTGATGAATGTGGATTGACTTTAAAGGATCTAAATGCTATTGCAAATGCTTTTGTAAGGGTATTACTGGGGATATTCCACGAAAGGATTGAGTATCCAAAGCTTGACTTAGCTGAGTTGAAGGGAGATAGTTAA
- a CDS encoding helix-turn-helix transcriptional regulator yields the protein MIDIQLSERQEKIIDIVKASQPITSEEIAKKLKFTRATIRPDLAILTMSGILDARPKVGYFYSGKEAFSFFSEQIKSMSVSDIKSVPIIVDEQTTVYDAIVTLFLEDVGSVYVTSDGLLTGVVSRKDFLKNAIGGMDLNKIPLGVIMSRMPNIITLSPEESVLDAATKIIEHQVDSLPIVEEIKLNNKSGYKIIGRVSKTNIVRVFVDLCNNS from the coding sequence GTGATTGATATACAGCTTTCAGAAAGACAGGAAAAGATAATAGATATAGTCAAGGCTAGTCAACCAATAACTAGTGAAGAAATAGCTAAAAAACTAAAGTTTACTAGAGCTACTATAAGACCAGATTTGGCCATATTGACAATGTCAGGGATACTTGATGCAAGGCCAAAAGTGGGTTATTTCTATAGTGGGAAGGAAGCCTTTAGCTTTTTCTCAGAACAGATAAAAAGTATGAGTGTATCAGATATTAAATCGGTACCTATAATAGTTGATGAGCAGACTACAGTATATGATGCCATAGTTACTTTATTTCTTGAAGATGTAGGTTCAGTTTATGTTACATCAGACGGATTATTAACAGGTGTAGTATCCAGAAAAGACTTTCTAAAAAATGCAATTGGAGGAATGGATTTAAATAAAATTCCTTTAGGGGTTATTATGTCAAGAATGCCAAATATAATAACCCTTTCACCTGAAGAAAGCGTATTAGATGCAGCAACTAAAATTATTGAGCATCAGGTTGATAGCTTACCAATAGTTGAAGAGATTAAATTAAACAATAAAAGTGGGTATAAAATAATTGGAAGGGTTTCTAAAACCAATATTGTAAGAGTATTCGTAGACTTGTGCAATAATAGTTAG
- a CDS encoding glycine--tRNA ligase, producing the protein MENKKTMEKIVSLAKSRGFIFPGSEIYGGLANTWDYGPLGVELKNNVKKAWWKKFVQESTYNVGLDSAILMNPQVWVASGHVGGFSDPLMDCKKCKARFRADKLIEDHIIKSGKEQVNVDGWSNEAMENYIKDNDIKCPECGAFDYTSIRQFNLMFKTFQGVTEDSKSEIYLRPETAQGIFVNFKNIARTSRKKIPFGIGQIGKSFRNEITPGNFIFRTREFEQMELEFFCKPGEDLEWFNYWREFCKDWLLSLNMSEKNMRLRDHEKEELSHYSKATTDIEYLFPFGWGELWGIADRTDFDLKQHINVSGQELSYIDPVTNEKYIPYCIEPSVGVERVLLALFIEAYNEEVLEDGSERLVLRLHPALSPFKAAVLPLTKKLSEPALELYNRLLKKFMVDYDEAGSIGKRYRRHDEIGTPLCITFDFDSLEDNCVTIRDRDTMEQQRVNIEDLERLLEEKLEF; encoded by the coding sequence ATGGAGAACAAAAAAACTATGGAGAAAATAGTGTCTCTTGCTAAGTCTAGAGGCTTTATATTTCCGGGATCTGAAATCTATGGCGGATTAGCAAACACTTGGGATTATGGCCCTCTAGGGGTAGAACTAAAAAATAATGTAAAAAAAGCTTGGTGGAAAAAGTTTGTGCAAGAGTCTACATATAATGTAGGGCTTGATTCTGCAATCTTAATGAATCCTCAAGTGTGGGTTGCTTCAGGACATGTTGGAGGCTTTAGTGACCCATTGATGGATTGTAAGAAATGTAAGGCTAGATTTAGAGCAGATAAGCTTATAGAGGACCATATTATTAAATCAGGGAAAGAACAGGTTAATGTTGATGGATGGTCTAATGAAGCAATGGAGAATTATATAAAGGATAACGATATAAAATGTCCTGAATGCGGTGCTTTTGATTACACATCAATTAGACAATTTAATCTTATGTTTAAGACCTTTCAAGGTGTAACTGAAGACTCAAAATCAGAGATATATCTAAGACCTGAAACAGCTCAAGGTATTTTTGTCAATTTTAAAAATATAGCTAGAACCTCCAGAAAAAAAATACCTTTTGGCATAGGACAAATAGGAAAGTCTTTTAGAAATGAAATAACACCAGGTAATTTTATTTTTAGAACTAGGGAGTTCGAACAGATGGAACTTGAGTTTTTCTGTAAACCTGGTGAGGATTTAGAATGGTTTAATTACTGGAGAGAATTCTGTAAGGACTGGTTACTTAGCTTAAATATGTCTGAAAAGAATATGAGACTTAGGGATCATGAAAAAGAGGAGCTTTCCCACTATAGCAAGGCAACAACGGATATAGAGTATCTATTTCCATTTGGCTGGGGAGAACTATGGGGTATTGCAGATAGAACCGACTTCGATCTTAAACAACATATTAATGTATCTGGACAGGAATTAAGCTATATAGATCCTGTTACAAATGAAAAGTATATCCCATACTGTATCGAGCCTTCAGTTGGAGTAGAGAGAGTTTTATTAGCTCTTTTTATAGAAGCATATAATGAAGAAGTACTAGAAGATGGAAGCGAAAGATTAGTATTAAGATTACATCCAGCACTTTCTCCTTTTAAAGCAGCAGTCCTTCCACTTACGAAAAAATTAAGTGAACCAGCACTTGAACTATATAATAGGCTTTTAAAGAAGTTTATGGTTGATTATGATGAGGCTGGCAGTATAGGAAAGAGATACAGAAGACATGATGAAATAGGCACTCCTCTATGTATCACATTTGATTTTGATTCGCTTGAAGATAACTGTGTAACCATAAGAGATAGAGATACAATGGAGCAACAAAGAGTTAATATAGAGGATTTAGAAAGATTGCTAGAAGAAAAACTAGAGTTTTAA
- a CDS encoding cytidine deaminase, translating into MNVKELISKALEAREKAYVPYSDFKVGAALLSKSGNIYTGCNIESASYTPTICAERTAISKAVSEGDREIEAIAVVGNPQDYTYPCGVCRQVIREFGKDATLIIAKNEEEYKVYKLEELLPFSFGPEDLDK; encoded by the coding sequence GTGAATGTTAAGGAATTAATAAGTAAAGCCTTGGAGGCTAGAGAAAAGGCATATGTGCCTTATTCAGACTTTAAAGTAGGAGCTGCATTACTTTCAAAAAGTGGCAATATTTATACAGGCTGCAATATTGAATCTGCTTCCTATACCCCAACGATTTGTGCCGAAAGAACTGCCATTTCAAAAGCGGTTTCTGAGGGGGATAGAGAAATAGAAGCCATAGCAGTAGTAGGGAATCCTCAAGATTATACTTATCCTTGTGGTGTATGTAGACAAGTAATTAGGGAATTTGGCAAAGATGCAACATTGATAATTGCAAAAAACGAGGAAGAATATAAGGTTTATAAACTAGAAGAATTGCTGCCATTTAGTTTTGGGCCTGAAGATCTTGACAAATAG
- the ybeY gene encoding rRNA maturation RNase YbeY, with translation MEAVIDNSQEKVYIDDSINELIEKVVLECLQQEGKSTDYEVSITFVDDEEIRELNREYRDVDKSTDVLSFPLDENEFDIPGDTLLGDIVISAETAKRQSEEYGHSLEREIAYLTAHSMFHLMGYDHMNETDKHVMRDKEKKVMMSLGIFRN, from the coding sequence ATGGAAGCAGTAATTGATAATTCTCAAGAAAAAGTATATATAGATGATTCTATTAATGAATTGATTGAAAAGGTAGTATTAGAATGTTTACAGCAGGAGGGCAAAAGTACTGACTATGAAGTCAGTATCACATTTGTAGATGATGAAGAAATTAGAGAGCTTAACAGAGAATATCGTGATGTAGATAAATCCACCGATGTTCTATCTTTTCCCTTAGATGAAAATGAATTTGATATACCTGGAGATACTCTTCTTGGGGATATAGTGATTTCGGCGGAGACTGCAAAAAGACAGTCCGAGGAATATGGACATTCATTAGAAAGAGAAATTGCATATCTTACAGCTCACAGTATGTTCCATTTAATGGGATATGATCATATGAATGAAACTGATAAGCATGTTATGAGGGATAAAGAAAAGAAAGTTATGATGTCTTTAGGTATTTTTAGAAATTAA
- a CDS encoding diacylglycerol kinase codes for MKVRKLIDSFNYAVSGIIYTLKTQRNMRIHYAAAILVLFLSLFLNFTRIELLLLFFTISLVIIAEMINTAIEKTIDMYTKDYHPLAEIAKNVAAGSVLIAAINAIIVAYLLFFDRINPLAEKMIFKIGNSNIHMTFISIILVIILTIVIKAKTNTGTPFKGGTISGHSSIAFSAATAILFISKNFFLGSLGFLIAFLVAESRIENKIHTFIEVFAGALLGILITVLIFKFIG; via the coding sequence GTGAAAGTAAGAAAGTTAATTGACAGCTTTAACTATGCAGTATCAGGGATTATTTATACCCTTAAGACTCAAAGAAATATGAGGATTCACTATGCTGCTGCTATTCTAGTACTTTTTTTAAGCCTTTTTTTGAACTTTACTAGAATAGAGCTACTATTATTGTTCTTTACAATATCCTTAGTTATAATTGCAGAGATGATTAATACAGCAATAGAAAAAACTATAGATATGTATACTAAAGACTATCATCCTCTTGCTGAAATAGCAAAGAATGTGGCAGCAGGTTCTGTACTAATTGCTGCCATTAATGCTATAATTGTAGCATATCTACTTTTCTTTGATAGGATCAATCCACTTGCAGAAAAGATGATATTCAAAATAGGAAATTCTAATATACATATGACATTTATAAGTATTATATTAGTTATAATACTGACTATTGTAATAAAAGCAAAGACTAATACTGGTACACCTTTTAAAGGCGGTACTATAAGTGGACATTCATCAATAGCTTTTTCTGCTGCAACTGCTATATTGTTCATATCCAAAAACTTTTTTTTAGGGTCATTAGGCTTTCTTATAGCTTTCTTAGTAGCAGAAAGTCGCATAGAAAATAAAATACATACTTTTATTGAAGTATTTGCTGGTGCATTATTAGGAATACTAATCACTGTACTTATTTTTAAGTTCATTGGTTAG
- the recO gene encoding DNA repair protein RecO, with translation MVLETEGLVLRQTKYDEWDKILTIFTRNNGKVQAIAKGARRPKGSLVAGTQVFSCSDFLLYRGRNLYQVNQADMIESFFSLRDDLYKLAYATYIIELVDAGAVEELANVKLFDLSIKTLRVLSKLNKDYKKLLAAFELKYISFIGFRPHLRSCVVCNSELGSRAKFSSEQGGTICENCSSGYYGHVVSKEVIRKIEELLYIPLDNMDDLSISLKEIDIIEKLISGYIMNHIEKRNFKSLEFLKSLEE, from the coding sequence ATGGTATTAGAGACGGAAGGATTAGTGCTAAGACAGACAAAATATGATGAGTGGGATAAAATACTTACTATATTCACAAGAAATAACGGAAAGGTTCAAGCTATTGCAAAAGGTGCAAGACGGCCTAAAGGAAGTTTGGTAGCAGGCACGCAAGTTTTTAGCTGTAGTGATTTTTTATTGTATCGGGGAAGAAATCTGTATCAAGTCAATCAAGCAGATATGATAGAGTCCTTTTTTTCGCTTAGAGATGACTTATATAAGCTTGCATATGCTACATATATTATTGAATTAGTTGATGCAGGAGCTGTAGAAGAACTTGCAAATGTAAAGCTTTTTGACCTGTCAATTAAAACGCTTAGAGTTCTTTCAAAGCTAAATAAAGATTATAAAAAGCTTCTTGCAGCATTTGAATTAAAATATATAAGTTTTATTGGGTTTAGGCCTCATTTAAGAAGCTGTGTGGTTTGTAATAGCGAATTAGGCAGCAGAGCAAAATTTAGCAGTGAACAGGGTGGCACTATATGCGAAAACTGTTCATCTGGTTATTACGGGCATGTAGTAAGCAAAGAAGTAATTAGAAAGATTGAGGAACTACTCTATATTCCTTTAGATAATATGGATGATCTATCTATATCCTTAAAGGAAATAGATATTATAGAAAAGTTAATATCAGGCTATATAATGAATCACATAGAAAAAAGGAATTTTAAATCATTAGAATTTTTAAAGAGCTTAGAAGAATGA
- a CDS encoding hemolysin family protein has translation MYMRIILVFVLLLFSAFFSSSETAITSIPISKIRQLKEEDEESSEILKSMKRKTNDIIASILIGNNIVNTAATAVLTELIVENFVSKNSTLIATIIMTILILVIGEITPKSFAAQNPVKVAVKVAKPLELLATIFKPILFILTNITNGIIKLLGGEVVTNTPFVTEEEIRSLVDVGEEEGTIRHQEKEMIEGIFEINDIDVTEVMVPRIDIVAISEDSNLREALNIVITYGHSRIPVYKDTIDNIVGILYAKDILPFASLNDQRFDEKKVTEIMRLAYYVPETKNVNQLLKELQQQKVHMAIVLDEYGGTEGLVTIEDILEEIVGDILDEYDNEVDLIEKINDNEFLVKADISLEEINEIFETNLPEEDFDSLGGFVFSTLGRVPVQGDIVVYENLQMTVVELDNRRIVTIEVRKKEEL, from the coding sequence ATGTATATGCGGATTATATTAGTGTTTGTGTTGTTGCTTTTCTCTGCGTTTTTCTCTAGCTCTGAGACTGCTATTACCTCTATTCCTATATCTAAAATACGTCAGCTTAAAGAAGAGGATGAAGAATCTTCAGAAATATTGAAAAGCATGAAGAGAAAAACAAATGACATTATTGCCTCCATACTTATTGGCAATAATATAGTAAATACTGCAGCGACAGCGGTATTAACTGAGCTAATCGTAGAAAACTTTGTTTCAAAGAACTCAACCTTAATTGCTACTATTATCATGACTATATTGATATTAGTTATCGGAGAAATAACTCCTAAATCCTTTGCTGCACAAAATCCTGTTAAAGTAGCTGTAAAGGTTGCAAAACCCTTAGAACTTCTAGCAACAATTTTTAAGCCTATTCTCTTTATATTAACTAATATTACTAATGGGATAATTAAGCTTCTAGGTGGAGAGGTGGTAACTAATACTCCCTTCGTAACTGAAGAAGAAATTAGATCCTTAGTAGATGTAGGTGAAGAAGAAGGTACTATAAGGCATCAGGAAAAAGAAATGATCGAGGGAATATTTGAAATCAATGATATTGATGTTACTGAGGTTATGGTACCTAGGATTGATATCGTGGCTATTTCGGAGGATTCTAATTTGAGAGAAGCTCTAAATATCGTAATTACATATGGTCATTCAAGAATCCCTGTATACAAAGATACAATTGACAATATAGTAGGTATTTTATATGCAAAGGATATATTGCCTTTTGCTTCCTTAAATGATCAAAGATTTGATGAAAAAAAAGTAACGGAAATTATGAGACTTGCTTATTATGTTCCTGAAACAAAAAATGTAAATCAATTGTTAAAGGAATTACAACAGCAAAAGGTGCACATGGCAATTGTGCTAGACGAATATGGTGGAACAGAAGGGCTTGTTACAATAGAGGATATATTAGAAGAGATAGTGGGAGACATACTAGATGAATATGACAATGAAGTTGATTTAATAGAGAAAATAAATGATAATGAGTTTTTAGTAAAAGCAGATATTTCTCTAGAAGAAATCAATGAAATTTTTGAAACCAATCTGCCGGAAGAGGACTTTGATTCCTTAGGAGGATTTGTATTTAGCACTTTAGGCAGAGTTCCTGTACAGGGAGATATAGTTGTCTATGAAAATTTACAGATGACAGTAGTGGAATTAGATAATAGAAGAATAGTTACTATTGAAGTAAGAAAAAAGGAAGAGCTATAA
- a CDS encoding YqzL family protein, protein MLMNKMWKIFESTGNVDAYLYYRECYNSLNKEKSGVLNITKEEKRA, encoded by the coding sequence ATGTTAATGAATAAAATGTGGAAAATATTTGAGAGTACTGGAAATGTAGATGCATATTTATATTATAGAGAATGTTACAATTCATTAAATAAAGAGAAAAGTGGAGTATTAAACATTACTAAAGAGGAGAAAAGAGCTTAA
- the era gene encoding GTPase Era produces MKYKSGFVTIIGRPNVGKSTLLNYIIGEKMAIVSDKPQTTRNRIQCIYTGDNFQIIFIDTPGIHKPKNKLGEYMVNVSKETLSEVDTILWLVDESLEMGPGDKFIFEELKDIKTDKILVINKIDKLKPEEIEAIKKNYAELGIFKEIIPLSAIKGKGVDSLIKAILKQLPEGPQFFPADMITDQPERQIVAEIIREKALNYLDEEVPHGIAVGIESMRQREGKDIIDVNAVIYCERESHKGIIIGKNGRKLKGIGKSARQDIEALLGSQIYLELWVKVEKNWREKEKLIKYFGYK; encoded by the coding sequence ATGAAATATAAATCAGGATTTGTAACTATAATCGGAAGACCAAATGTAGGAAAATCTACACTTTTAAATTATATCATAGGCGAAAAAATGGCAATAGTCTCAGATAAGCCTCAAACTACCAGAAATAGAATTCAATGTATCTATACAGGTGATAATTTTCAAATTATTTTTATTGATACGCCTGGCATACACAAGCCTAAAAACAAGCTTGGGGAATATATGGTAAATGTATCAAAAGAAACATTATCTGAGGTTGATACTATACTATGGCTTGTAGATGAGAGTCTTGAAATGGGGCCAGGAGATAAATTTATATTTGAAGAATTAAAAGACATTAAAACAGATAAAATATTAGTAATTAACAAAATTGATAAATTGAAACCTGAAGAGATAGAAGCAATTAAAAAAAATTACGCAGAGCTAGGCATTTTTAAAGAAATCATTCCATTATCTGCAATTAAAGGAAAGGGTGTAGATTCTTTAATAAAGGCAATATTAAAGCAGCTGCCTGAAGGCCCACAATTCTTTCCTGCTGATATGATTACTGACCAGCCTGAAAGACAAATTGTTGCAGAGATTATAAGAGAAAAGGCTCTTAATTATCTTGACGAGGAAGTTCCTCATGGAATTGCAGTAGGCATAGAGTCAATGAGGCAAAGAGAAGGTAAGGATATTATAGATGTTAATGCTGTAATTTATTGTGAAAGGGAATCTCACAAGGGAATTATTATTGGGAAAAATGGAAGAAAACTAAAGGGCATTGGTAAAAGTGCAAGACAAGATATAGAAGCTTTATTAGGAAGTCAAATATATCTTGAGCTTTGGGTAAAGGTGGAGAAGAACTGGAGAGAAAAAGAAAAACTGATTAAATATTTCGGATATAAATAA
- a CDS encoding DUF4342 domain-containing protein: MEITLENIDKIRERTGISYKEAKEVLEKHNGDVLEALIDIEDNKNTWTDNLSNKGEAIVESLKEILRKGNVTKIVVKKDGETIVNLPVTAGAIGVILALPLTALGLTAAVISKCSIEITREDGEIININEMAEKTVDKVKKGFKKEDRFNATSKDTSDDKETED, encoded by the coding sequence ATGGAAATTACTTTAGAGAATATTGACAAGATAAGAGAAAGAACAGGTATAAGCTACAAAGAGGCAAAGGAAGTATTAGAGAAGCACAATGGAGATGTATTAGAAGCATTAATCGATATTGAGGATAACAAAAACACCTGGACTGACAATTTATCTAATAAGGGAGAAGCAATAGTAGAGAGCCTTAAGGAAATTCTTAGGAAAGGCAATGTGACAAAGATAGTAGTTAAAAAGGATGGAGAGACTATTGTAAACTTACCAGTTACCGCTGGAGCTATAGGAGTTATACTGGCATTGCCATTAACTGCATTAGGTCTTACTGCAGCAGTAATCTCGAAATGCAGTATAGAGATTACTAGGGAAGATGGAGAAATAATAAATATAAATGAAATGGCAGAAAAAACAGTAGATAAAGTAAAAAAAGGATTTAAAAAAGAAGATAGATTTAACGCCACTTCAAAAGACACATCAGATGATAAAGAAACAGAAGACTAG
- a CDS encoding DUF3048 domain-containing protein: MTKKTSITIILLLLLVLISATACRNKDKNTNNMDPIIEEDIDKDQEGEENTKEDESGVLSDGIPSPLSGIYGEEEKVNRRPVAVMFDNDPKARWQAGLSQAEVVYEFLVEPPYTRYMGIFLLNEPEVIGPVRSARPYFIATLLEYDPLYVRVGGSEQAKEDVKKHKVADIDGLYSGVFWRNTKIGKKAPNNTYTSMEGIRKEQKRLNYKETGDYKGFLFNDKDLDIEGKEAKEILIKYYSSNTTKYEYDAENKVYKRYKDKKLHIDETDEKLVLAKNIFILEANTKIIDGEGRMEIQVIGQGKGYYITNGKYINITWKKASINDKIIFLDEKGNEIKLNPGITWIQFTKPDPDVDII, from the coding sequence ATGACTAAAAAAACATCTATTACAATTATTTTATTATTATTGCTAGTACTTATAAGTGCAACTGCCTGTAGAAATAAAGATAAAAACACTAATAATATGGATCCAATAATAGAAGAGGATATTGATAAAGACCAAGAAGGAGAAGAAAACACCAAAGAAGATGAATCAGGTGTATTATCAGATGGAATTCCTTCACCTTTAAGTGGTATATATGGGGAAGAGGAGAAGGTAAATAGGAGACCGGTAGCAGTAATGTTTGATAATGATCCTAAGGCTAGATGGCAGGCAGGACTTAGTCAAGCAGAGGTAGTATATGAGTTTTTAGTAGAGCCTCCTTATACAAGATATATGGGTATTTTTTTGTTGAATGAGCCTGAAGTCATTGGTCCTGTAAGAAGTGCAAGACCATATTTCATAGCTACTTTATTAGAATATGATCCTTTATATGTTAGGGTTGGAGGAAGTGAACAAGCAAAGGAAGATGTAAAAAAACATAAAGTGGCAGATATTGATGGATTATATAGTGGAGTTTTTTGGAGAAACACTAAAATAGGCAAAAAAGCTCCTAATAATACTTATACAAGTATGGAAGGCATCCGAAAGGAACAAAAAAGGCTTAATTATAAGGAGACAGGAGACTATAAGGGATTTCTTTTTAATGATAAGGATTTAGATATAGAAGGTAAGGAAGCAAAGGAAATTTTGATTAAGTACTATTCAAGCAATACCACTAAATATGAATATGATGCTGAAAATAAGGTATATAAAAGATATAAGGATAAAAAACTGCATATAGATGAGACTGATGAAAAACTTGTATTAGCAAAAAATATTTTTATATTAGAAGCCAACACTAAAATAATAGATGGCGAAGGAAGAATGGAAATACAAGTAATAGGTCAAGGAAAAGGATACTATATAACTAATGGTAAATATATAAATATAACCTGGAAAAAGGCTTCTATCAATGATAAAATAATTTTCCTAGATGAAAAAGGAAATGAGATTAAATTGAATCCAGGAATCACGTGGATACAGTTTACTAAGCCAGATCCAGATGTAGATATTATTTAA